A window from Zingiber officinale cultivar Zhangliang chromosome 7A, Zo_v1.1, whole genome shotgun sequence encodes these proteins:
- the LOC122000196 gene encoding flavonoid 3',5'-hydroxylase 1-like, with translation MAAVMFLVREVLLCVALFWFVRWIGRRVAGGGRRPPPGPRGFPVVGALPLLGRAPHVSLARMAERYGPVMGLRLGSSDVVVASSPEAARVFLKTLDAAFADRPVDAAPIRLAYEGQDMVFAPYGPKWKLLRKLCNLHMLGAGALNAWGPYRREEVGRMLQGMLSASGEGKPVAVAATLIYTIANMIGQVILSRRVFEEQGSESNEFKDMVVELMTLAGQFNIGDFIPAVAWLDLQGLEGEMRRVHKRFDKVLERMVEEHEATRKERRGRSDLLDIFMERQSALPAAAAEEEKLTPDNIKALLLNLFTAGTDTSTGTIEWAMAEMLLNPTILRRAQAEMDVVVGRNRRLEESDIPNLPYLRAICKESFRKHPSTPLNLPRLSTQACEVGGYYIPPNTKLLVNIWAIGRSPKVWASPLEFDPDRFMPGGPGAKVDPTGNDFELIPFGAGRRICAGVRMGVVLVQYMLGSLIHAFDWELPEGAKLDMAETFGIALQKTAPVLAVVKPRLALNVYEG, from the exons ATGGCGGCGGTGATGTTTCTGGTGCGCGAGGTCCTGCTCTGCGTGGCTCTGTTCTGGTTCGTTCGGTGGATAGGGCGACGGGTGGCGGGCGGCGGGCGGCGGCCGCCGCCGGGGCCGCGGGGGTTCCCGGTGGTGGGGGCTCTGCCGCTGCTGGGGCGTGCGCCGCACGTGTCTCTGGCGAGAATGGCGGAGCGGTACGGCCCCGTGATGGGGCTCCGGCTGGGGAGCTCGGATGTCGTGGTGGCGTCGTCGCCGGAGGCCGCGAGGGTGTTCTTGAAGACCCTCGACGCGGCCTTCGCCGACAGGCCTGTCGACGCCGCGCCGATCCGGCTGGCGTACGAAGGACAGGACATGGTGTTCGCGCCCTACGGCCCCAAGTGGAAGCTCCTGCGCAAGCTCTGCAACCTCCACATGCTCGGCGCCGGCGCGCTCAACGCTTGGGGACCG TACCGGCGGGAGGAGGTGGGGCGGATGCTGCAGGGGATGCTGTCGGCGTCCGGCGAGGGAAAGCCCGTGGCGGTGGCGGCGACGCTGATTTACACTATAGCGAACATGATCGGGCAGGTGATCCTGAGCCGGCGAGTGTTCGAGGAGCAAGGGTCGGAGTCGAACGAGTTCAAAGACATGGTGGTGGAGCTGATGACGCTGGCGGGGCAGTTCAACATCGGCGACTTCATACCGGCGGTGGCGTGGCTGGACCTGCAGGGGCTGGAGGGGGAGATGCGGCGGGTGCACAAGCGGTTCGACAAGGTGCTGGAACGGATGGTGGAGGAGCACGAGGCGACCAGGAAGGAGCGCCGGGGGAGGTCAGACTTGCTCGACATCTTCATGGAGAGGCAATCGGCGTTGccagcggcggcggcggaggaggagaAGCTGACGCCGGACAACATCAAGGCTCTTCTTTTG aatctTTTCACTGCGGGCACCGACACCTCCACCGGAACGATAGAATGGGCGATGGCGGAAATGCTGCTGAACCCGACCATCCTCCGACGAGCCCAGGCCGAGATGGACGTGGTGGTGGGGCGGAACCGGCGGCTGGAAGAATCCGACATCCCCAACCTCCCCTACCTCCGAGCCATCTGCAAAGAGTCGTTCCGGAAGCACCCGTCGACGCCCCTCAACCTCCCTCGCCTCTCCACCCAAGCCTGCGAGGTCGGCGGCTACTACATCCCCCCGAACACCAAGCTCCTGGTCAACATCTGGGCCATCGGCCGGAGCCCCAAGGTGTGGGCGAGCCCGTTGGAGTTCGACCCAGACCGGTTCATGCCCGGAGGGCCGGGCGCCAAGGTCGACCCCACCGGCAATGACTTCGAGCTCATACCCTTCGGCGCCGGGCGTCGGATCTGTGCGGGCGTCCGCATGGGGGTGGTGCTGGTGCAGTACATGCTGGGGTCCCTCATCCATGCCTTCGACTGGGAGCTGCCGGAGGGGGCGAAGCTGGACATGGCCGAGACGTTTGGTATCGCTTTGCAGAAGACTGCGCCGGTGTTGGCGGTTGTCAAACCTCGACTTGCGCTGAATGTGTACGAAGGCTGA